One Burkholderia gladioli genomic window, CGACACGTCGAGAAAGAGGCGCGCGAGCGGATCGGGCGGGCGTACACCCCTCGAGCGTCCCGCGCGTCGCGTGCGATACGAGGGTTCCGGGGACCGGTCAGGCATCGGCAATCACACCAGCAAACATCGCGTCATACAACGCCCGCCAGCGCAGCAGTTCGGCGCGCTGCCCGATGGGCAACGTCTCTGCCGCCCTGCTTACCGACAGACGCTGGCTGCGCAGGTCATCAGCCACGCGATCCGCCAGGTCCGGAAAATCCAGTGACCTCCCCTTCGCCTCGATACCCTTGCGGATGTTCGAATCCTGATAGAGCGTGAACTTATCGGCCGTGCCGAAGTAGGCGTTGCGCACCACGTGAGTGGTTGCATCGGGAAACGTCGCACCGAATTCGCGCAGCAGTTCCAGACTGTCGCGCTGCCGGTTGATGACCCAGAACACGACGAGCCGCCGCGCCAGTTCATCGAGTGTGCTCGCCAGCGTCGCGCCATAGCGTGCCACGCCCGCCTGATTGCGCGCCGCCGTATTGACGATCACCGCCGCATCGCGCTTCGCATCGCAGTAGTTGACCAGTCCAATCCAGCCATCCGCCTCGTCAAGGTCGAACGCCGCACATTCGATCTCGCCGTGGACCGCCTTCATGACATCCGGATTGGACGTGTCCGTCTCGACCAGTACGAGGCGCGTATCGCGCCGTTGCAGGTGATCGGCCAGCGCCAGCGCAACGATGCTTTTGCCCACGCCGCCCTTGCTGCCGCCGACCAGATAGATGGGGTTGAGGGTCGTTGCCATTGCCGTCCCTTTACAGGTCGTCGGTATCGGGTTTGATCGTAAATCCGAGCGAGCCCTGTACCGGCATGGGTTGCGGTTTGACTTCTGCTTTTCCCCCATGTGGACGCGCTTCATTGCGGCCTTCAGTGCGACCTTCCGTGCGCCCCTCATTGCGGGGGCTGTTCGCATGTGACACGCCACCGTGCGCTACCCCATGCACGCGGGGCGGTGCTGTGGCAGTTCCCGTTGGAGGCGCTCCGGTCGCCCGACGCGCCGTGTTGCCTGCGCTGTTTCCCTTTCCTGCGCGGCTTCCCTTCCCTTCAGAACGCAGCGCATACCGGATCGTGCCAGCTGTAATATCGAGGCCTGCCCGTTTTGCCTGCTCCGCGATCTGCTCCAGCGTATATCCCTTCCCCTGCGCATGACGGATAGGGGCACGCACCTCTCTCATCGCTTCGCGAACACTCAGGCCGCGTTCGGCCTGCGGTTTTTCCGGCAGCGCATCGAGCGTCCGGGCAAACGCATCCCATTGCGATTTCGTATAGACCCTGGCAACAGGCATCGCCACCTCCAGCGCACGTCGGACCACACCGCCTGCGCATCATCCTGCCCACGCATAGCGCACCTGTCAACGCCGTCCTTTTGGTCCCCAAGACGCCGTGGGAACTCCAGAGAACTCATGAGAGCCCGGGGGAACAACGCACTTTTTTCGCATGTCGTACACACGCAACGTTTCCACCCTGACGCATTGCCATTCACCGCCATTGCGCAGGCAATTTGCGCTGATCGTCGAGAGCTTGTCGCCGTCGTTACGCATTAAGTTTCCGCTCAACACGGACACCGTGACGCCGCAACATCGCCGCCGCTAACGCAACCGGTTTGCACATCTTGTGAAGCTCAACGCGCGAGGTTTGCCAGCGATCCACCATTTCTACGCTTACATCACGCTCACCTTGCGCCTTGTGTTGCACGCGGCACCGGATAAGCCCTGTATCCGCCGAGCGCAGCCGATACGCTTTCGCCTCTTTTCCGGTGCGCAGCCGGAACGATTGCATTGCTCCGGCAAAGCGCATTTTTAACGCATGCGGTTTGCGCTTGGTGTAACCAGCTTGACGCACGAGATGCACACGAGGCACACACACCGATACGCATCTCTGTACGCACGAGATACGCAACTTTCTCTCACGGGGTTTAATCTGAAACGGGAAAGCATGACGCACGGAGTTACGCGTTTTCTGCTCACCCGGAAACGCGCGGCGTTTACGCTTTCCCGGCGACAGTTACACCATTTCTTCGCACGGGATGACGCGGCGTTTCTATAGGGCCTGACCTGTCATTTGCGTGAAAGCCGCTACCTCCGCGCAAAACGTTTACTCCGGGCGACAAAAAGCGCAATGAAAATGAGTGAGTGCAGGATAGGCTACCGCCGGTTTCGGGCGCCGATAGCGCTTTTCTCCCATGTGTATGAAGACCGCGCCTGTTGAAACGACCCAAAGCGTCTCAGTGGAACGACCTAGCAGGCTGTTGAAAAGCACTGCGCCTTGACGACCGAGGTCGCTGTTTAAATGGATCACGCGTGCAATCGATCGCTGATTTTCAGACGAATCGTCGCGAGTGCCCGGCTGGCGAACGGAGCGGCTGGCGTGCGGCCATGCAAGAGTCGCGTTCGCGCGGTTCATCGTGTTGCTCCAGTTGGGACCACCGTCATTATCCGGGCCATTCGAGTCAGGTTGCTTGCCAGCATTGTCAGCTTGAAATGCTGATCGACCCGTTTGATACCGCGATACACGGTCTGGCGAATCTTCCCGACGGTCTTGCCCCAAACCAAAATGCTCTTCGATGCGTTTGCGCTTGACCTGGCTAATGCCTTAACCGGCGTGCCGCGAGGTGCGTCCATCAATTGCGCTGCCGCCCCAGCGATCATCGCAGCGCGCCACATGAGGCGTCACGTGGCGTACCCGGCAGTTGCCGACGAAGTCACGCGTGTCATACGCCTTGTCAGCCCCCACCGTTTTAGCATGACGACCCGGCACGCAATCGAGCAGACGCAAGGCACTCGCCCGCTCCGCAAAACCATCGGCATGGCTGACGACTGCACCGACCACCAGACCCGAGCGGTTCTCCATCAGCACGTGCCCGCGGTAGCACAGGGTGGCTGAGGAAGCAGTGCACGCCGGCGCCGTCTCGGCGCATTCGCCGATGGGAACGCGAAGCGGTACTCGACAGAATGCAACGCAGACTGGATCGTCAGCTTGATGCGATGACAATACGGCGACGGACGGTCGAGTACGTGCTCGGCACGCTGAAGTACTGGATGGGCTCAACCCACTTCCAGATGGGAAGGCTTGGGAACGTCTCGACTGAAATGAGCTTGCATGTGCTAGCGTATAACCTCGAACGCGTGATGAAGATCCTCGGATTTGCGAAGACACTGCGAGCGATGAAGCTGGCAGGCGGGTAATCTCACGCCTGCCCATGCTCGCCGGCGAATCTCAATCTGGTCAGCGTTCAGAAATCGTCAACTACGAAGACGCGGCGGCCTCACAGTTGTCCTACCCGCCTGTCGGCCCATATGTTTTTACACAACCTCGGCCCGACTGGGGAAGTTCGTCATTGCGACGCTCGCCGCTCATCGCCTCGAATGGCGAGCTTCCCTTGACGACCCTGAGGCGTCCGCCACGAGGGCGGCGCGTATGACGCGAGGGAAGCCATAAACGAACGTCGGGAGTGAGGACATCATCACGTAAATATAGACAATTAGGTCTAGACAAATTACTCTACGTCATTCTGTCTCTGCACGAAGGTGTCGTCATGACCAAAGCCACGCCCATGACCAGGCCGACTGCGGCTGA contains:
- a CDS encoding P-loop NTPase, yielding MATTLNPIYLVGGSKGGVGKSIVALALADHLQRRDTRLVLVETDTSNPDVMKAVHGEIECAAFDLDEADGWIGLVNYCDAKRDAAVIVNTAARNQAGVARYGATLASTLDELARRLVVFWVINRQRDSLELLREFGATFPDATTHVVRNAYFGTADKFTLYQDSNIRKGIEAKGRSLDFPDLADRVADDLRSQRLSVSRAAETLPIGQRAELLRWRALYDAMFAGVIADA